The DNA region GCGGTTGTGCTGCTTTCCGATGTCGACGGGCTTTACACCGCCAACCCGCACGCCGATGCGAGCGCCATGCTGATAGAGACGATAGAGACGATCGACGCCCGTATCGCGGCGATGGCGGATGGCGGCTCCGCATCCGGTATGGGATCGGGCGGCATGGTGTCCAAAATCCAGGCCGCGCGGATCGCCACCGGCGCGGGCGCGCATCTGGCGATCATTTCGGGCAAGGTGGACGCCCCGCTGTCGCACTGGGCCGATGGCGGCAAGGGATCGATCTTCCTGGCCGCCCAGGGAAAAGGCGCGCGCAAGGGCTGGCTATCGGGGCGGCTGACCACGCGCGGGCGCATCATCGTGGACGCGGGCGCGGAACAGGCGCTGGGCAAGGGCAACAGCCTGTTGCCCGCCGGGGTCGCGCGCGTCGAAGGTGTGTTCGATCGCGGCGACGTGGTCGATATCGTGACACAGGACGGCCAGGTGATCGCACGCGGCCTCATCGAATATGACAGCGAAGCAGCGGCGAAGATCGCGGGCAAACGCAGCGAGGATATCGCCGCCTTGCTGGGCGAAATGCCGCGATCGGTGCTGGTCCATCGCGACCATCTGGCGATGGTCTGATCCGCCATGGTGTTTCGCATTGCCATGACCGGCGCGACGGGCTTCGTCGGCGCAGAAACGCTGGAGCAGGCGCTGGGCGACGGATTGCGCGTCAACGCGCTGACCCGCCGGGCGCAGCCGCCCCGCGCGAAGCTGAAATGGGTGCACGGGTCGCTGGAGGACAGCGCCGCGCTCGATACGCTGGTGCGCGATGCCGATGCGGTGATCCATATTGCAGGCGTCGTCAATGCACCGGATCGTGACGGTTTCGAAGCGGGCAATGCGCGCGGCACCATGGCGGTTGTCGATGCGATGCGGCGCCGCGGGATCAAGCGGCTGGTCCATGTCTCATCCCTCGCCGCTCGTGAACCGGGCCTGTCCGACTATGGATGGTCCAAGGAACTGGCCGAAAAACATGTGAAGGCCAGCGGGCTGGATTGGACGATCATCCGCCCGCCTGCGATC from Sphingobium sp. HWE2-09 includes:
- the proB gene encoding glutamate 5-kinase, which translates into the protein MNALSGFPPALVRRLVVKIGSALLVDPAGAVRVDWLRTLVADIAARKAAGQQLIIVSSGAIALGARRLKLPKGGRGSLEDAQAAAATGQIALSQCWASLLDEKNITAAQMLVTLDDLENRRRYLNASATLERLTALGVVPVVNENDSVATAEIRFGDNDRLAARIGQAARADAVVLLSDVDGLYTANPHADASAMLIETIETIDARIAAMADGGSASGMGSGGMVSKIQAARIATGAGAHLAIISGKVDAPLSHWADGGKGSIFLAAQGKGARKGWLSGRLTTRGRIIVDAGAEQALGKGNSLLPAGVARVEGVFDRGDVVDIVTQDGQVIARGLIEYDSEAAAKIAGKRSEDIAALLGEMPRSVLVHRDHLAMV